The Pirellulimonas nuda genome includes a region encoding these proteins:
- a CDS encoding site-2 protease family protein has protein sequence MAKADPYRWSIALGTWWGVPVRAHLLLVLFCVLALAMCFDGMAAEALVFVGVLMLSVALHEAAHSIAAIRMGGEVDQIVLSPFGGLAAPRVPDEPEPQVFVAVAGLITNLAMVVLATASLVAMREPISAQLFNPVAPQGLLEGTLGVVAIKLTLWVNLSLLLVNLLPAYPFDMGPALRAMLWPMLGKRSAAEATGQVARMAAVALLLAAVFLSKNEPNVFPLWAPLVTLAVFLFFSAHQDLLLARGGPAGTRSASDDDSDPMWDNDDADPMVLVEHGAEASRHGGEAGADDEATEDARVDDILARLHVAGYEELSDEERAVLERASRRYRHRRREG, from the coding sequence ATGGCTAAGGCCGACCCATACCGCTGGAGCATTGCACTAGGAACCTGGTGGGGGGTGCCGGTGCGGGCCCACCTGCTGCTGGTGCTGTTCTGCGTGCTCGCCCTCGCGATGTGCTTCGACGGCATGGCGGCCGAAGCACTGGTGTTTGTCGGCGTGCTGATGCTCAGCGTCGCGTTGCACGAAGCGGCCCACAGCATCGCAGCGATCCGCATGGGGGGCGAGGTCGACCAGATCGTCCTGTCCCCGTTCGGCGGGCTGGCGGCGCCCCGCGTGCCGGACGAACCAGAACCGCAGGTGTTTGTCGCGGTCGCGGGCCTGATCACCAACCTCGCGATGGTGGTGCTGGCGACCGCCTCGCTGGTGGCGATGCGCGAACCCATCTCTGCCCAGCTCTTTAACCCGGTCGCCCCGCAAGGGCTGCTGGAGGGTACGCTGGGCGTCGTGGCCATCAAGCTGACGCTGTGGGTCAACCTCTCGCTGCTGCTGGTCAACCTGCTGCCGGCCTACCCGTTTGATATGGGCCCCGCGTTGCGGGCCATGCTGTGGCCGATGCTCGGCAAGCGTTCCGCCGCAGAGGCCACCGGGCAGGTCGCCCGCATGGCGGCCGTGGCGCTGTTGCTGGCGGCGGTGTTCCTCAGCAAGAACGAGCCCAACGTGTTTCCGCTGTGGGCGCCGCTGGTGACGCTGGCGGTGTTCCTGTTCTTTAGCGCCCACCAAGACCTGCTGCTGGCGCGGGGTGGGCCCGCGGGCACACGCAGCGCTTCGGACGATGATTCGGACCCCATGTGGGACAACGACGACGCCGACCCGATGGTCCTGGTAGAGCACGGCGCCGAGGCCTCGCGCCACGGCGGCGAAGCCGGCGCCGACGACGAAGCCACCGAAGACGCCCGCGTAGACGACATCCTCGCCCGCCTGCACGTGGCGGGCTACGAGGAGCTGTCTGACGAAGAACGGGCCGTGCTCGAACGGGCAAGCCGGCGGTACCGCCACCGCCGCCGCGAAGGGTAG
- a CDS encoding Uma2 family endonuclease has protein sequence MTAATQNDRVSVEDYLAMERESDVRHEYVGGAVHAMAGSRGTHNTISVNAVRAFGNQLEDSPCQPFVNDIRVLIRLPTHTRYYYPDCLIVCDDPPTSEMWTEKPALVMEVLSRSTRRIDLMEKKDGYLALPSLKVLLYVEQERAYVHCYRRSDNGFEFEAYEGLDAVVPLPEFRIELPLSTLYQRIEFTPESYEPEPR, from the coding sequence ATGACCGCAGCAACACAGAATGATCGGGTGTCCGTAGAAGACTACCTCGCCATGGAGCGGGAGTCCGACGTGCGCCACGAGTACGTGGGTGGGGCGGTCCACGCAATGGCCGGGAGCCGCGGCACGCACAACACGATTTCGGTAAATGCCGTGCGAGCTTTTGGCAATCAGTTGGAAGACTCGCCGTGCCAGCCGTTCGTGAATGACATCCGGGTGCTGATCCGCCTCCCGACGCACACACGGTACTACTACCCCGATTGCCTGATTGTTTGCGACGATCCGCCGACCAGCGAGATGTGGACCGAGAAGCCGGCGCTCGTGATGGAGGTGCTCAGCCGCAGCACGCGACGGATCGACTTGATGGAGAAAAAGGACGGCTACCTGGCGCTCCCGAGCCTCAAGGTGCTGCTTTATGTTGAGCAGGAGCGGGCCTACGTTCACTGCTATCGCCGCAGCGACAACGGGTTTGAGTTCGAGGCCTACGAGGGGCTGGACGCGGTGGTCCCGCTTCCGGAGTTCCGGATAGAGCTCCCGCTCAGCACGTTGTATCAACGCATCGAGTTCACGCCCGAATCGTACGAGCCGGAACCCCGGTAG
- a CDS encoding HD-GYP domain-containing protein: MPAPVTQHRYRNSPIKPTHLLRLSDEVVRSVDELEQAFGQPWAVLDTASGRMLAGPADALPIDYYSRLGLCAQIVVRGAAEPIEDAAPLLVIGVPLPAAGGLDQLLAVTAVLVEPVERRADVAPAAAVLGIDADAALRWAGRRTVWPASAALATARAIAGSQRDRLKLRAVRTQLSEVSSSLLAAFEELTLLHRLTDRLSITDNDNELAELAVEWLAEVVPAESMMVYWRSAPDTLAGGGQSGAAPHLVHRGRALFEPEHVPSLLESLGDEGARRCLIFNRELTAQQEWSHPQVRELISVPICPNGKAAGWLLAVNRRSNAGGTRDFGAVEASLMSSVAAILSVHAGNLGLYRQQKSFFAQVVRALSSAIDAKDPYTCGHSDRVARISVRLGRQLGLSAEQLNTLYLSGLLHDIGKIGIDDTVLRKAGQLTPEEYEHIKQHPELGHKILQGVEQLDTVLPVVLHHHEAWNGAGYPAGLKGDACPQLARIVAVADSVDAMGSDRPYRKGMHEDKLEAILRNGAGEQWDAEVVSAYLAAIDDIRQIAKTDRDPHSLDVGTWGPETLSPLAAS; the protein is encoded by the coding sequence TTGCCGGCGCCCGTCACCCAGCACCGCTACCGCAACAGCCCGATCAAGCCGACGCACCTGTTGCGCCTCTCGGATGAGGTCGTGCGGTCGGTCGACGAGCTCGAGCAGGCGTTCGGCCAGCCCTGGGCGGTGCTCGACACGGCTTCGGGCCGGATGCTCGCCGGCCCGGCCGACGCGTTGCCCATCGACTACTACAGCCGGCTCGGTCTGTGCGCCCAGATCGTAGTGCGTGGCGCCGCCGAGCCGATCGAGGACGCGGCCCCGCTGCTAGTGATCGGCGTCCCGCTGCCCGCCGCCGGGGGCCTCGACCAGTTGCTGGCCGTCACGGCGGTGCTGGTTGAGCCTGTCGAGCGTCGCGCAGACGTCGCGCCCGCCGCGGCGGTGCTGGGGATCGACGCCGACGCCGCGCTGCGTTGGGCCGGGCGACGCACGGTCTGGCCCGCTTCGGCGGCGCTGGCGACCGCCCGTGCGATCGCCGGCAGCCAACGCGATCGGCTGAAGCTGCGGGCCGTCCGCACACAGCTCTCGGAGGTCTCTTCCAGTCTGCTAGCGGCGTTCGAGGAGTTGACGCTGCTGCACCGGCTGACCGACCGCCTATCGATCACCGACAACGACAACGAGCTAGCGGAGCTCGCCGTGGAATGGCTGGCCGAGGTCGTGCCCGCCGAGAGCATGATGGTCTACTGGCGCAGCGCTCCCGACACGCTAGCGGGGGGAGGCCAATCGGGCGCCGCGCCGCACCTCGTGCACCGCGGCCGCGCGTTGTTCGAGCCGGAGCACGTGCCGTCGCTCCTGGAGAGCCTCGGCGACGAGGGCGCCCGGCGCTGCCTGATCTTCAACCGCGAGCTCACCGCACAGCAAGAGTGGTCGCACCCCCAGGTGCGCGAGCTGATCAGCGTGCCGATCTGCCCCAACGGCAAGGCGGCCGGTTGGCTGCTGGCGGTGAACCGGCGTTCCAACGCGGGCGGCACGCGGGACTTCGGCGCGGTCGAGGCCAGCTTGATGTCCAGCGTGGCGGCCATCCTCAGCGTCCACGCCGGCAACCTGGGGCTCTACCGGCAGCAGAAGAGCTTCTTTGCGCAGGTGGTGCGGGCCCTCAGCTCCGCGATCGACGCCAAGGACCCCTACACCTGCGGCCACAGCGACCGCGTCGCGCGGATCTCGGTCCGCCTGGGGCGCCAACTGGGCCTCTCCGCCGAACAGCTCAACACGCTCTACCTCTCTGGCCTGCTCCACGACATCGGCAAGATCGGCATCGACGACACGGTGCTCCGCAAGGCGGGCCAGCTCACGCCAGAAGAGTACGAGCACATCAAGCAGCACCCCGAGCTGGGCCACAAGATCCTGCAGGGGGTAGAGCAGCTCGACACCGTGCTGCCGGTGGTCCTCCACCACCACGAGGCGTGGAACGGGGCCGGGTACCCGGCCGGGCTCAAGGGAGACGCGTGCCCCCAGTTGGCGAGGATTGTCGCGGTGGCCGACTCCGTTGACGCGATGGGGAGCGACAGGCCCTACCGCAAGGGGATGCACGAGGACAAGCTCGAAGCGATCCTCCGCAACGGCGCCGGCGAGCAATGGGACGCCGAGGTGGTGTCGGCCTACCTGGCCGCGATCGACGACATACGCCAGATCGCAAAGACCGACCGCGACCCGCACTCGCTGGACGTTGGCACGTGGGGCCCAGAGACGCTCTCGCCGCTCGCAGCGTCGTGA
- a CDS encoding NUDIX hydrolase → MSQPPTTLLQAKRFRVVEHQAPLAGGGTTPYQVVEHPGAVVVLPVFEDGRVCLIRNHRIAVGRTLIEAPAGTLEPGEPPIETAARELIEETGYRAGRLEEAPPFFMSPGILSERMYCFFAYDLTEGQHAREASEQIENLIVPFPEALAMAERGEIDDAKTLVVLLRLALSRRNHG, encoded by the coding sequence ATGAGCCAACCCCCTACGACGCTGCTGCAAGCCAAACGGTTCCGCGTGGTCGAGCACCAGGCGCCGCTCGCCGGCGGCGGGACAACCCCCTACCAAGTAGTGGAACACCCCGGCGCCGTGGTGGTTCTGCCTGTGTTTGAAGATGGCCGGGTCTGCCTGATCCGCAACCACCGGATCGCCGTCGGCCGGACGCTGATCGAGGCCCCCGCCGGCACGCTGGAGCCGGGCGAGCCGCCGATCGAGACCGCGGCCCGGGAGTTGATCGAAGAAACCGGCTACCGCGCCGGACGCCTGGAGGAGGCGCCGCCGTTTTTCATGTCTCCGGGCATCCTCAGCGAGCGGATGTACTGCTTCTTCGCCTACGACCTGACCGAGGGCCAGCACGCCCGCGAGGCAAGCGAGCAGATCGAGAACCTGATCGTCCCGTTCCCGGAAGCCCTAGCGATGGCCGAACGCGGCGAGATCGACGACGCCAAGACGCTGGTCGTGCTGCTGCGGCTTGCGCTAAGTCGAAGGAACCACGGATAG
- the ygfZ gene encoding CAF17-like 4Fe-4S cluster assembly/insertion protein YgfZ, which yields MTATERDIEALAAGDAFARLRGWSVVAIHGADRAKLIQNLTTNDVKRLAPGEACESMFTDVKGRVLAFGLIACSDGCLYVLLGSDRAAQLAEHLERYHIREDVSITAPGDLAAVAFQGPPGVGFPLEGLGPGWRVAIVGPAEEAVLYEQLAAAGGRPAAHDAWETLRIAGRFPRDGCDVDAATLPQELARDASAISFNKGCYLGQETVARIDALGHVNRLLVGLAFTGAAPAVGAELLEDGKPVGRVTSVAPAPLLGEALGLGYVRRHAAVAGRELATPAGTALVRG from the coding sequence ATGACGGCGACCGAGCGTGACATCGAGGCGCTCGCCGCGGGCGACGCTTTCGCCCGGCTCCGGGGCTGGTCGGTGGTCGCCATCCACGGCGCCGACCGCGCTAAGCTGATCCAGAACCTGACGACCAACGACGTCAAGCGGCTCGCCCCGGGCGAGGCGTGTGAGTCGATGTTCACCGACGTGAAGGGGCGGGTGCTGGCGTTCGGGCTGATCGCCTGCTCCGATGGCTGCTTGTACGTGCTGCTGGGGTCGGACCGCGCGGCGCAGCTCGCGGAGCACCTCGAGCGGTACCACATCCGCGAGGACGTCTCGATCACCGCGCCCGGCGACCTCGCCGCGGTCGCGTTCCAGGGGCCCCCAGGGGTCGGCTTTCCGCTGGAGGGGCTCGGCCCCGGTTGGCGGGTGGCGATCGTCGGGCCGGCCGAAGAGGCGGTGCTCTACGAGCAGCTAGCCGCGGCCGGGGGGCGCCCCGCGGCGCACGACGCGTGGGAGACGCTGCGGATCGCAGGCCGGTTCCCACGGGACGGCTGCGACGTCGACGCCGCCACGCTGCCGCAAGAGTTGGCGCGCGACGCGTCGGCGATCTCATTCAACAAGGGCTGCTACCTGGGGCAGGAGACCGTGGCGCGTATCGACGCGCTCGGGCACGTCAATCGCTTGTTGGTGGGGCTCGCGTTCACGGGCGCGGCGCCCGCGGTCGGCGCCGAGCTGTTGGAAGATGGCAAGCCGGTGGGCCGAGTGACGTCGGTCGCCCCCGCGCCGCTGTTGGGCGAGGCCCTGGGGCTTGGGTACGTCCGCCGCCATGCGGCGGTCGCGGGTCGCGAGCTAGCGACGCCGGCCGGGACTGCCCTGGTGCGGGGCTAG
- a CDS encoding lactate racemase domain-containing protein, whose protein sequence is MILKLPSGLGGQAVDLPGARPIDGAGQIAGETPPGGAPAQQVRAALEAPIGYPPLRQAVVPGDHVALALGPDIPALAEVVRGLLEALQACGCDGLTIDLLTLGADDAASAERGVEASGIGASGVTARVSQHNGDDDSGMAFAGMARDGSAVSFNRVLLDADVLIPVGCNGADEDGSAYAGLYPAFADRATARRLAGTAPADVAAAQDEAGWLAGAAMVVRIVAAAGGGVAHALAGAPEEVAARAAEISRATWRRTVGERSRLVLVTIGGDGREATWGALARAVDAASAGLLPGGAVAVCADVTQPLGKSLGRLVDAEDLGDAARRAARDQSWDAQPAVTLAKAIGRGPVFLLSRRNPDEVESLGLAPIADPTELSRLATRMGDCLVIEDAHRVAIVADAAAPMRSGG, encoded by the coding sequence GTGATCCTGAAGCTGCCATCCGGCCTCGGCGGCCAGGCCGTCGACCTGCCCGGCGCGCGACCGATCGACGGCGCCGGCCAGATCGCCGGTGAGACGCCCCCCGGGGGGGCCCCCGCCCAGCAGGTGCGCGCCGCGCTCGAGGCGCCGATCGGCTACCCGCCGTTGCGGCAAGCGGTGGTCCCGGGAGACCACGTCGCGCTGGCGTTGGGCCCGGACATCCCGGCCCTGGCCGAGGTGGTGCGCGGGCTGCTCGAAGCGCTGCAGGCCTGCGGCTGCGACGGCCTGACGATCGACCTGCTGACCCTGGGCGCCGACGACGCGGCCTCTGCGGAGCGAGGCGTTGAGGCCTCGGGGATCGGGGCCTCGGGCGTGACGGCCCGCGTGTCGCAACACAACGGCGACGACGACTCCGGGATGGCGTTCGCCGGGATGGCGCGCGACGGGTCGGCCGTATCGTTCAACCGAGTGCTGCTAGACGCCGACGTGCTGATCCCGGTGGGCTGCAACGGCGCCGACGAAGACGGCAGCGCGTACGCCGGGCTCTACCCGGCGTTCGCGGACCGCGCCACCGCCCGCAGGCTCGCCGGCACGGCGCCGGCCGACGTCGCGGCGGCCCAGGACGAGGCTGGCTGGCTGGCCGGCGCGGCGATGGTGGTGCGGATCGTGGCGGCCGCCGGCGGCGGCGTGGCGCACGCCCTGGCCGGCGCGCCCGAAGAAGTAGCCGCCCGCGCCGCCGAGATAAGCCGCGCCACGTGGCGCCGCACGGTGGGCGAGCGCTCACGGCTGGTGCTGGTGACGATCGGCGGGGACGGACGCGAGGCCACCTGGGGCGCGCTGGCGCGGGCGGTCGACGCCGCGTCCGCCGGCCTGCTGCCCGGCGGCGCCGTGGCGGTGTGCGCGGACGTCACCCAGCCGTTGGGCAAGTCGCTCGGCCGGCTGGTCGACGCCGAAGACCTGGGCGACGCGGCGCGGCGCGCCGCGCGTGACCAGAGCTGGGACGCCCAGCCCGCGGTCACCCTGGCCAAGGCGATCGGCCGCGGGCCCGTGTTCCTGCTGAGCCGCCGCAACCCGGACGAGGTCGAGTCGCTGGGCCTCGCGCCGATCGCCGATCCCACCGAGCTGAGCCGGCTGGCGACGCGGATGGGGGACTGCTTGGTGATCGAAGACGCGCACCGTGTGGCCATCGTTGCAGACGCCGCCGCGCCGATGCGGAGCGGCGGATGA
- a CDS encoding penicillin acylase family protein yields MEPIVPRAPRHKFTAVRDGAGVPHVEAEDWAGALYALGYLHGIDRPTQLYFARAVGSGRAAERIANRPELLEMDRFLRRAGVHRGLQQEADELAPAVLEQLGWYCDGVNDAILEIGRSLPMWVTGFTPQPWDAEAVLLIGNLLSFAGLAVGEQESERLLLELIQLAPDDQRLRELFSPYLDGIDLELLREIRITRRLSDDALELLTDLPRLAGSNAWAVSPQRSASGAALLAADPHLEVNRLPAIWYEAVLNWGEGRYAMGATLPGAPLMSVGRTPRLSWGVTYLVSDTSDFFIEDCRPGGESGWQYRRGAQWCDFKLRTETLGRKGAETEEMAVLENEVGVLMQTPPANSPGKYLSAAWVGSRPGGGRSIQTWLDVMAAADVQEAMRAVRDSPHPSLVWVFADRDGHIGKQASGWLPDRGPGRSGVVPIPAWDERNHWRGLVPSDQLPGEYDPPIGFVASANEEAYRTDGPPLHAFSLPDYRKRRICERLTELPQATLADMQALQYDVLSVQARDLLPVLLAEVEPGPLRDRLAAWDLRYDPDNEGAPLFQAFYRGVLLEVFGHEEGLGWRRMLYLSTRVGFSQLVLTAADRLLRKVTSSWWREGEKGEMIRRAAARVAVEPRQPWRAVNSFQFTNRFFGGGMTGRLLGFDSSSTAMPGCHATPFQGHLLTTATRTTTFAPSYHFVTDMGVDEAHTNLPGGPCESVFSKWYHSDVKRWTEGKYKCLSPAAPGKKNGTTDSTDDKG; encoded by the coding sequence ATGGAACCGATCGTACCCCGCGCCCCGCGGCACAAGTTTACGGCAGTCCGCGACGGGGCGGGGGTTCCCCACGTTGAGGCCGAGGACTGGGCCGGCGCCCTCTACGCGCTCGGCTACCTGCACGGCATCGACCGGCCTACGCAGCTCTACTTCGCCCGCGCGGTGGGGAGCGGGCGGGCCGCGGAGCGGATCGCCAACCGCCCCGAGCTGCTGGAGATGGACCGCTTCCTGCGCCGCGCCGGCGTGCACCGCGGCCTGCAGCAAGAAGCAGACGAGCTGGCGCCCGCGGTGCTCGAGCAGCTCGGCTGGTACTGCGACGGCGTGAACGACGCCATCCTCGAGATCGGCCGCTCGCTGCCGATGTGGGTCACGGGGTTCACCCCTCAGCCGTGGGACGCCGAGGCGGTGCTGCTGATCGGCAACCTGCTGAGCTTCGCCGGGCTGGCCGTGGGCGAGCAAGAGAGCGAGCGGCTGCTGCTAGAGCTGATCCAACTAGCGCCGGACGACCAGCGGCTACGCGAGCTGTTCAGCCCCTACCTAGACGGCATCGACCTCGAGCTGCTGCGCGAGATCCGCATCACCCGGCGCCTGAGCGACGACGCGCTGGAGCTGCTCACCGACCTGCCCCGCTTGGCCGGCAGCAACGCCTGGGCCGTGAGCCCTCAGCGCTCCGCCAGCGGCGCCGCGCTATTGGCGGCCGACCCCCACCTGGAGGTCAACCGCTTGCCGGCCATCTGGTACGAGGCGGTGTTGAACTGGGGCGAGGGCCGGTACGCCATGGGCGCCACCCTGCCCGGCGCGCCGCTAATGTCGGTCGGGCGGACCCCCCGGCTGTCGTGGGGGGTCACCTACCTGGTCTCGGACACCAGCGACTTCTTTATCGAAGACTGCCGACCGGGGGGAGAGTCGGGCTGGCAGTACCGCCGCGGCGCCCAGTGGTGCGACTTCAAGCTCCGCACCGAAACGTTGGGCCGCAAGGGCGCTGAGACCGAGGAGATGGCGGTGCTGGAGAACGAGGTGGGCGTGCTCATGCAGACCCCCCCGGCGAACTCCCCGGGCAAGTACCTCTCGGCCGCGTGGGTGGGCAGCCGCCCCGGGGGGGGACGATCGATCCAGACGTGGCTCGACGTGATGGCCGCGGCCGACGTGCAGGAGGCGATGCGTGCGGTGCGCGACTCGCCCCACCCGTCGCTGGTGTGGGTGTTTGCCGACCGCGACGGGCACATCGGCAAGCAGGCCAGCGGCTGGCTCCCCGACCGCGGCCCGGGCCGGTCCGGCGTGGTCCCCATCCCCGCCTGGGACGAACGCAACCACTGGCGCGGCCTGGTCCCCAGCGACCAACTGCCGGGAGAGTACGACCCCCCCATCGGCTTTGTGGCCAGCGCCAACGAAGAGGCCTACCGCACCGACGGCCCCCCGCTGCACGCCTTCAGCCTGCCCGACTACCGCAAGCGGCGTATCTGCGAACGCCTGACGGAGCTGCCCCAGGCGACCCTCGCCGACATGCAGGCGCTGCAGTACGACGTGCTGAGCGTGCAGGCCCGCGACCTGCTGCCGGTGCTGCTGGCGGAGGTTGAGCCCGGCCCGCTGCGCGACCGGCTGGCCGCGTGGGACCTGCGGTACGACCCAGACAACGAGGGGGCGCCCCTGTTCCAGGCCTTCTACCGCGGCGTGCTGCTGGAGGTGTTCGGCCACGAGGAGGGGCTCGGCTGGCGGCGGATGCTGTACCTCAGCACGCGGGTCGGCTTCTCGCAGTTGGTGCTCACGGCCGCCGACCGGCTGCTGCGGAAGGTCACTTCGTCTTGGTGGCGCGAGGGAGAGAAGGGAGAGATGATCCGCCGGGCAGCGGCCCGCGTAGCGGTCGAGCCGCGTCAGCCGTGGCGGGCGGTCAACAGCTTCCAGTTCACCAACCGGTTCTTCGGCGGGGGGATGACGGGCCGGCTGCTGGGGTTCGACTCGTCCAGCACCGCGATGCCGGGCTGCCACGCCACGCCGTTCCAAGGCCACCTGCTAACCACCGCCACACGCACCACCACGTTCGCCCCCAGCTACCACTTTGTCACCGACATGGGCGTCGACGAGGCCCACACCAACCTTCCGGGGGGGCCGTGCGAGAGCGTCTTCTCCAAGTGGTACCACAGCGACGTGAAGCGCTGGACCGAAGGGAAGTACAAGTGCTTATCCCCTGCAGCGCCGGGCAAAAAGAATGGAACCACGGATAGCACGGATGACAAAGGATAG